Sequence from the Ostrea edulis chromosome 8, xbOstEdul1.1, whole genome shotgun sequence genome:
tcaagtttgttaaaatcatggtcccctggGGTAGGAGtggcccacaataggggattaaagttttacatacaaatatatagagaaaatatttaaacatcttctcctcaagaatcattgggccaCAGAagtttagatttacatgaaaggttcctaaCATGGTGCAGATGCGAATTTGTAAAAATTCTGCCCCCCAGGGATTGGTTAGGGcaacaatagggataaaagttttacattcgaaTATATAcgcaaaatctttaaatatgtgctaaggtgactcaggtgagcgatgcggcccatgggcctcttgttaatggTGTCTgggtaaaactatatttcataCGCTTAACGCTATTTGTTACTTTCATGCAGTTCTTAATTTTCGCAAACGTTTTTAATCAATTGGATTAATGGTATATGAAAACGTAGCTTCTTTTTAATAATTTCCATGTTTCTTATGACAAATGATATACAAAAACTCTTTTGATGTGTTAATGTGCAGCACACAGCATTTTATTGCAAATATCTACAGTAAACAATATCTATAACAAAAGTAACTATTCCAAATTCTAAGTGAAAAATTCACTGTGTGAACTTTAAAATCATGAAGCAGAGTTTCAAAATGTCATGATCGAAATAGATTTAAGAAATATCTAACTAAGTGTAGACTGTCTATTTTCTTCTGAAGGTCCTTGATTTTCAGTCTATCCTGTGGAGTCTTAATCTCGCTCTCTACTACCCGCCATGCCTCGAGAAGCATCTCATTTGTGTACAGAGCCCCTATATCTTTACACAAATCGTCCACCATTTTACAAAAACTATTAACACGTTCTTGTTTGTTATAGTCTGCACAGTCGCGAAAAATTGCAAACACACGACCTTTGACCTCTTCAAGCAACTTTTTAAAGTCGGGATCTGttgtttttgttaatttactcAAATCATCATCACTTGTACATCGAGTGAAAACTAGTATCATGTGATCCATGACGTCATTACCAAAAACCTTCTTAACATCATCGATTATTTCTTTGTCTTCACGACTGAAGCGCTCGTCAGCATTTAACATCAAAACTATGCAGTGAAAACCTGGCGATATACGAAGAAAATGTTCACAGATGTGGTCGGCCATTTCCACAATTTCTTGATCGCTCGTTTTCTCGCCATCTCTAAAACCAGGGGTATCAATAACAAATATGTTTCTATTGCCTCTGTCCACACAACCTGCTTGAACATTTGTTGTCACAGGACTCCAAGAATCCTGGGACCTAAATCTGGCTGAGCCAAGAAGAATGTTACAGAAAGCGCTTTTACCGACGCCCATTTTCCCAACTACAATCATCCTGATTTCCTTCAGACTGCCGtcttaaaataaaacaataccaaGGATTTAGATCAGATTCActttcactttgaacaaacattTAACAAAGCCCAACTTATGTAATCTAAAAGCAAACAGAACATTATAGAGCACCTACcaactttaattttcattttctgtgcCTTGTTCCATCCTGTCACAAATACATGATAACGAAATTGTATTATCTGtatcaaaacatttacattGAAGTTTCATACAATTTTTGGTAAAAATGCTAGACTACAAAATCACTTAATCAAtgaaacatatattttgtttgcAAAAGAACAAAGTGAAACTTTCAACATCATAGCTATAGAGATAGATGAAACGCATTTCTTCAAAATATAGTGtttacaaaatttattaaaCCGAGAgaattcttcatttttttttttttttttttttacaaaaaaaaaaaaaggaatctCAGAACAAAAACCGAAACAAACTAACCAGATCGGTTTCCCTGGAACTCCCTATCAGCAGGACTTAATGTACCCCCGGTGTTACCCATATTTCTGATCTGTGGGAGCGTAGTCTACAGAGTAACGGTGTAAAAACTGCGCAAAAGGTAATGGCACATATCCAAGATGTCTTTGTATATGTCAATAACCAATTCTATTGACAAACATTTAACAGCGGaattttaaatgcattattACGATATAGTTTGAAATGGCATTGCAGTATGCGTTTTGTAATTTATCTTATGAAATTCATCAATTGCCATATCCATATCCcaaaaaacattgaaatttattCTTTGTTTCAACTGTATACCATTAGCATGTAATATGCCGACATTTATTATTAATCATTTGTTTTTGTGTCAGTGCCTTTTCAGTCGCTGAAATATTCCGTTTGCTGTTGTGAATGCAGGAAAGATCAATGGTGGACATGTAATTGAATACTTTTATTCGTCATAACAGGAGGCGTTTAAACATCGTTCAATAAAGATAGCACAATGAGATTaaaaagatctttaaagatttatGGAAATTCCACATGAAAGGTATAGACGTATTTTA
This genomic interval carries:
- the LOC125661503 gene encoding GTPase IMAP family member 7-like, which translates into the protein MGNTGGTLSPADREFQGNRSGWNKAQKMKIKVDGSLKEIRMIVVGKMGVGKSAFCNILLGSARFRSQDSWSPVTTNVQAGCVDRGNRNIFVIDTPGFRDGEKTSDQEIVEMADHICEHFLRISPGFHCIVLMLNADERFSREDKEIIDDVKKVFGNDVMDHMILVFTRCTSDDDLSKLTKTTDPDFKKLLEEVKGRVFAIFRDCADYNKQERVNSFCKMVDDLCKDIGALYTNEMLLEAWRVVESEIKTPQDRLKIKDLQKKIDSLHLVRYFLNLFRS